In a genomic window of Curtobacterium flaccumfaciens pv. betae:
- the rfbB gene encoding dTDP-glucose 4,6-dehydratase, protein MKILVTGGAGFIGSNFVRRTLQDAYPGLEGAEVVVYDALTYSGNLENLAPVSDSPRYTFVQGDIRDAAKLDEVIPGIDAIVHFAAESHVDRSVRDSGIFVETNVVGTQRLLDAALRHGTERFVHVSTDEVYGSISEGSWDEERPLEPNSPYSASKAGSDLLARSYHRTHGLNLSITRCSNNYGPYHFPEKVIPLFVTNLIDDLHVPLYGEGNNIRDWLHVDDHTRGIAMVLTRGRAGEIYNIGGGTELTNKELTQLLLDATGKDWSYVDRVADRLGHDLRYSVDISKISSELGYEPQVPFEQGLADVVQWYRDNRSWWEPLKERAALS, encoded by the coding sequence GTGAAGATCCTCGTCACCGGCGGAGCCGGCTTCATCGGCTCGAACTTCGTCCGACGCACCCTGCAGGACGCGTACCCCGGACTCGAAGGCGCCGAGGTCGTCGTCTACGACGCACTGACCTACTCGGGCAACCTCGAGAACCTCGCTCCGGTCTCGGACTCCCCCCGGTACACGTTCGTGCAGGGCGACATCCGCGACGCCGCGAAGCTCGACGAGGTGATCCCCGGCATCGACGCGATCGTGCACTTCGCCGCCGAGTCCCACGTCGACCGGTCGGTCCGCGACTCCGGCATCTTCGTCGAGACGAACGTCGTCGGCACCCAGCGTCTGCTCGACGCGGCGCTCCGCCACGGCACCGAGCGCTTCGTCCACGTGTCCACGGACGAGGTCTACGGCTCCATCAGCGAGGGGTCGTGGGACGAGGAGCGCCCGCTCGAGCCGAACTCGCCGTACTCGGCGTCGAAGGCCGGCAGCGACCTGCTCGCCCGCAGCTACCACCGCACGCACGGGCTGAACCTCTCCATCACCCGCTGCTCGAACAACTACGGGCCCTACCACTTCCCCGAGAAGGTCATCCCGCTCTTCGTCACGAACCTCATCGACGACCTGCACGTCCCGCTCTACGGCGAGGGCAACAACATCCGTGACTGGCTGCACGTCGACGACCACACCCGCGGCATCGCGATGGTCCTGACCCGTGGTCGCGCCGGCGAGATCTACAACATCGGCGGCGGCACCGAGCTGACCAACAAGGAGCTGACGCAGCTGCTCCTGGACGCGACCGGCAAGGACTGGTCGTACGTCGACCGCGTCGCCGACCGACTCGGCCACGACCTGCGCTACTCGGTCGACATCTCGAAGATCAGCAGCGAGCTCGGCTACGAGCCGCAGGTGCCGTTCGAGCAGGGCCTCGCCGACGTCGTGCAGTGGTACCGCGACAACCGCAGCTGGTGGGAGCCGCTCAAGGAACGCGCCGCACTCTCCTGA
- a CDS encoding NAD-dependent epimerase/dehydratase family protein — MTQPSTLVVGAGGFLGGAVHRSLVGSGAATTAARVPWDDQDAAVEALVDAFRSVRSQPGRWRVLWCAGTGVVATGADVFDEEQRLIARVLDATRDDPSGDGTLFFASSAGAVYAGSAEPPFDEGTEPLPLAPYGHAKLAAEAQFRTWAAETGTRLVVGRISNLYGPGANLGKPQGLVSQLTLAHLEGRPSSIYVPMSTTRDYLYIDDAVDMVLRTIDLVEQGPPAAAVTKILASGQPATIADVIDAVEQAIGSRLDIREGADPSATFQGLDLRMRSEVLPQVGDRTFVPFPQGVATTVEAIRARRAPIGAEPAEQ, encoded by the coding sequence ATGACCCAGCCGTCCACCCTGGTGGTCGGCGCCGGCGGGTTCCTCGGCGGTGCCGTGCACCGGTCACTCGTCGGTTCGGGCGCAGCGACCACCGCCGCCCGCGTGCCGTGGGACGACCAGGACGCCGCCGTCGAGGCACTCGTCGACGCCTTCCGCTCGGTGCGGTCGCAGCCCGGCCGCTGGCGCGTGCTGTGGTGCGCGGGCACGGGGGTCGTCGCCACCGGAGCCGACGTCTTCGACGAGGAGCAGCGCCTGATCGCCCGGGTCCTCGACGCGACCCGGGACGACCCGTCCGGAGACGGCACGCTCTTCTTCGCGTCGTCGGCCGGAGCGGTCTACGCCGGCAGCGCCGAACCGCCCTTCGACGAGGGCACCGAACCGCTCCCGCTGGCTCCCTACGGCCACGCGAAGCTCGCCGCCGAGGCCCAGTTCCGGACGTGGGCCGCCGAGACCGGCACGCGCCTGGTTGTGGGGCGGATCTCGAACCTCTACGGCCCGGGCGCGAACCTCGGCAAGCCGCAGGGGCTCGTCTCGCAGCTCACCCTCGCCCACCTCGAGGGCCGGCCGTCGTCGATCTACGTGCCGATGTCGACCACCCGCGACTACCTGTACATCGACGACGCCGTCGACATGGTGCTCCGGACCATCGACCTCGTCGAGCAGGGTCCCCCTGCGGCCGCGGTCACGAAGATCCTGGCCTCCGGGCAGCCGGCGACGATCGCCGACGTCATCGACGCGGTCGAGCAGGCGATCGGCAGCCGCCTGGACATCCGCGAGGGCGCCGACCCCTCGGCCACGTTCCAGGGACTCGACCTCCGCATGCGGTCCGAGGTGCTGCCGCAGGTCGGCGACCGCACCTTCGTCCCGTTCCCCCAGGGGGTCGCGACGACCGTCGAAGCCATCCGCGCCCGTCGCGCACCCATCGGGGCCGAACCCGCCGAGCAGTAG
- a CDS encoding YbhN family protein, translating to MDAQQPTGSAAGSPDPLDTSADAAIGAVPTTGRRARVLTVVKWVAAVVALAFLVWSIARQWDAISRDFVRLDAGTIVLGVAATIVALVANMLSWRAMMSASGFRVRLAAASSIFFVGQLGKYIPGGVWSIAAQAELGRAHGLQRTGSAVAALASMLVSMVTAAVVGIVAVLLASSTGFATFWWLIPLIVVGLVCLTPPVLGRLIAVAFRVLRRPAQDTTLTWTGTVMSLVWSLVMWLAYGVQATLVLRVFGADSPTLFPVAVGAYAVAWLVGFVVVIAPAGIGPREGILVLLLGSVAGGSAPLALAVISRVFMTIGDVVLAGVGALLAARHRRKTAAAALGGGAPGAPRAD from the coding sequence ATGGACGCACAACAGCCTACGGGGTCGGCCGCGGGGTCCCCGGACCCGCTCGACACCTCCGCCGACGCCGCGATCGGCGCCGTCCCGACGACCGGACGGCGGGCCCGTGTGCTCACCGTCGTCAAGTGGGTGGCGGCCGTCGTGGCCCTCGCGTTCCTGGTCTGGAGCATCGCGCGGCAGTGGGACGCCATCAGTCGCGACTTCGTGCGGCTCGACGCCGGCACGATCGTCCTCGGCGTCGCCGCGACGATCGTCGCCCTCGTGGCGAACATGCTCTCCTGGCGGGCCATGATGTCGGCGAGCGGGTTCCGGGTGCGCCTCGCCGCGGCGTCCTCGATCTTCTTCGTCGGACAGCTCGGCAAGTACATCCCCGGCGGCGTCTGGTCCATCGCCGCTCAGGCCGAACTCGGGCGCGCACACGGCCTGCAGCGCACCGGCAGCGCCGTCGCGGCACTGGCGTCGATGCTCGTGAGCATGGTCACCGCGGCCGTCGTCGGGATCGTCGCGGTCCTGCTGGCCTCCTCCACCGGGTTCGCGACGTTCTGGTGGCTCATCCCCCTGATCGTGGTGGGGCTCGTCTGCCTGACCCCGCCGGTGCTCGGCCGCCTCATCGCCGTCGCGTTCCGGGTCCTGCGTCGCCCCGCCCAGGACACCACCCTCACGTGGACGGGCACCGTCATGTCGCTCGTCTGGTCGCTCGTCATGTGGCTGGCGTACGGAGTCCAGGCGACCCTCGTGCTGCGGGTCTTCGGAGCCGACTCGCCCACGCTCTTCCCGGTGGCCGTCGGCGCGTACGCCGTCGCCTGGCTCGTGGGGTTCGTGGTCGTCATCGCCCCGGCGGGGATCGGGCCGCGCGAGGGCATCCTGGTCCTGCTCCTCGGCAGCGTGGCCGGCGGATCGGCGCCGCTCGCCCTCGCCGTCATCAGCCGGGTCTTCATGACCATCGGGGACGTCGTGCTGGCCGGGGTCGGCGCACTGCTCGCGGCGCGCCACCGCCGGAAGACGGCCGCCGCCGCGCTGGGCGGTGGCGCTCCGGGAGCGCCCCGTGCCGACTGA
- a CDS encoding glycosyltransferase family 4 protein: MTTLHVIVDQVVAPVPGGIGRYAEELTRHLIEHAPAGCEVSGVVSAVGRDELTHIRTLLPGLADLDRLPLPRRELSLAWQGGIVGSLAKGMVHAPSVLAPLVRHDRFQDPGRQTVVTVHDTVPWTNPETLTPRGVHFHKAMVKRAWKHADAVVVPTHAVASALNEIHRFDDRLRVIGGAPSGRLRLPVDADLRAERLGLPERYVLAVGTLEPRKALGSLIEAMAHPDAPTDIPLVISGPDGWGDVDVYGTAERAGLSRDRVKVLGRIDDADLAVVYDRATVFVFPSLAEGFGLPVIEAMSFGTPVVHSDDPAVSEVASDAGVTVAIGPKESYPERLAQAVYQVVNDPLLAGQLAVAGPDRARMYDWSDSAAETWQLHADL, translated from the coding sequence ATGACAACGCTCCACGTCATCGTGGACCAGGTCGTCGCCCCGGTCCCCGGAGGCATCGGTCGGTACGCCGAAGAGCTCACCCGCCACCTCATCGAGCACGCCCCCGCCGGCTGCGAGGTGTCCGGCGTCGTCTCGGCGGTGGGCCGCGACGAACTCACCCACATCCGGACCCTGCTGCCCGGGCTCGCCGACCTCGACCGGCTGCCGCTCCCGCGCCGCGAGCTCTCCCTCGCCTGGCAGGGCGGGATCGTCGGCAGCCTGGCGAAGGGCATGGTGCACGCCCCGAGCGTGCTCGCCCCGTTGGTCCGGCACGACCGTTTCCAGGACCCGGGCCGGCAGACCGTCGTCACCGTGCACGACACGGTCCCGTGGACCAACCCCGAGACCCTGACGCCGCGCGGCGTCCACTTCCACAAGGCGATGGTCAAGCGTGCGTGGAAGCACGCCGACGCCGTGGTGGTGCCGACCCACGCGGTGGCGAGTGCGCTCAACGAGATCCACCGGTTCGACGACCGGCTCCGGGTCATCGGCGGAGCGCCGAGCGGGCGGCTCCGGCTGCCCGTCGACGCCGATCTCCGCGCCGAGCGGCTCGGGCTGCCCGAGCGGTACGTGTTGGCCGTCGGCACGCTCGAGCCGCGGAAGGCGCTGGGATCCCTGATCGAGGCGATGGCGCACCCCGACGCGCCGACGGACATCCCGCTCGTCATCTCCGGCCCGGACGGTTGGGGCGACGTCGACGTGTACGGCACGGCGGAACGAGCCGGTCTCTCGCGTGACCGGGTGAAGGTGCTCGGGCGGATCGACGACGCCGACCTCGCCGTGGTCTACGACCGGGCCACCGTGTTCGTGTTCCCGAGCCTGGCCGAGGGGTTCGGGCTGCCCGTCATCGAGGCGATGAGCTTCGGCACCCCGGTCGTGCACTCGGACGACCCCGCCGTGTCCGAGGTCGCCTCCGACGCCGGTGTCACCGTCGCCATCGGTCCGAAGGAGTCCTACCCGGAGCGGCTCGCGCAGGCCGTCTACCAGGTGGTCAACGACCCCCTGCTCGCCGGGCAGCTGGCCGTCGCCGGCCCCGATCGCGCACGCATGTACGACTGGAGCGATTCCGCCGCCGAGACCTGGCAGCTGCACGCCGACCTCTGA
- the purE gene encoding 5-(carboxyamino)imidazole ribonucleotide mutase, which yields MGSDSDWPTMRAAADILAELGIPFEADVVSAHRTPDKMTRFARGAAQRGIRVVIAGAGGAAHLPGMVASMTTLPVIGVPVQLARLDGLDSLLSIVQMPAGIPVATMAINGAANAGLLAARIIGSSEPGVAARLTEYAEGLERLVEEKAARLRDSL from the coding sequence ATGGGGTCGGACTCCGACTGGCCGACCATGCGGGCCGCGGCCGACATCCTCGCCGAGCTCGGCATCCCGTTCGAGGCGGACGTGGTGTCCGCGCACCGCACGCCCGACAAGATGACCCGCTTCGCCAGGGGTGCCGCCCAGCGGGGCATCCGGGTCGTGATCGCCGGTGCCGGTGGGGCTGCCCACCTGCCCGGCATGGTGGCCTCGATGACGACGCTGCCCGTGATCGGCGTGCCCGTCCAGCTGGCACGGCTCGACGGACTCGACTCGCTCCTGTCGATCGTCCAGATGCCGGCCGGCATCCCGGTCGCGACGATGGCGATCAACGGCGCGGCGAACGCCGGACTGCTCGCCGCGCGGATCATCGGGTCCTCCGAGCCCGGTGTCGCGGCGCGGCTCACGGAGTACGCCGAAGGACTCGAGCGCCTGGTCGAGGAGAAGGCCGCGCGCCTCCGCGACTCCCTCTGA
- a CDS encoding glycoside hydrolase family 16 protein, producing the protein MQKRAITRAALSVVLLGVVLVAGPFGQVSAASAANTSAPVGNIGKFKQTFREDFRTTAAAKGKFAASYAKSWQPYPDGTGGMYYSGTQISAINGNMDVRLDGKRGSAGTFGSPTGAWGHKGGKFTVRAMAAGGNGNGAAFMLWPTSDKWSDGEIDYPEANFESAPMLHHHSMTPGREATATSLSTGTTWRSWHTYSIEWIPGKSVSYSLDGKVIKTVTRDVPTTAHRYMFQVGNWGGVGHLYIDWVTTYSYTG; encoded by the coding sequence ATGCAGAAACGCGCGATCACGAGAGCCGCACTCTCCGTCGTGCTCCTGGGAGTCGTGCTGGTCGCCGGGCCGTTCGGTCAGGTGAGCGCCGCCTCGGCAGCGAACACATCCGCGCCGGTCGGGAACATCGGCAAGTTCAAGCAGACGTTCCGCGAGGACTTCCGGACGACCGCGGCGGCCAAGGGGAAGTTCGCCGCGTCCTACGCGAAGTCGTGGCAGCCCTACCCCGACGGGACGGGCGGGATGTACTACTCGGGGACGCAGATCAGTGCGATCAACGGGAACATGGACGTCCGTCTCGACGGCAAGCGCGGGTCAGCCGGCACGTTCGGCTCGCCCACGGGCGCGTGGGGACACAAGGGCGGGAAGTTCACGGTGCGCGCCATGGCCGCCGGCGGCAACGGGAACGGTGCCGCCTTCATGCTGTGGCCGACGTCGGACAAGTGGTCGGACGGGGAGATCGACTACCCGGAGGCCAACTTCGAGTCCGCTCCGATGCTGCACCACCACTCGATGACGCCCGGACGTGAAGCGACGGCGACCAGCCTGAGCACCGGGACGACGTGGCGCTCGTGGCACACCTACTCGATCGAGTGGATCCCCGGGAAGTCCGTGTCGTACTCGCTCGACGGGAAGGTCATCAAGACGGTCACCAGGGACGTCCCGACCACCGCGCACCGCTACATGTTCCAGGTGGGCAACTGGGGCGGGGTCGGCCACCTGTACATCGACTGGGTCACGACCTACTCGTACACGGGCTGA
- a CDS encoding glycosyltransferase family 4 protein, whose protein sequence is MRPDPELRPTLLVAASTFPAEAGDGTPGFVLDLATALSDEYRVVVVAPMTKGARAHQRIGDVEVRRFGYFPSRWRDLADGAIVDNLRAKKSRWLQVPFFFVSMAAALGRERRRSQPDVALLHWIIPQGAVGRVVLGDLPRVVTTLGGDLYALRHPVLQAVKRSVIRSAASVTCMSTDMARELRKLGARDDQVHVVPMGVDLDPITRAVERETRVPGRVLFVGRLVEKKGATVLLDALDRMAEQPTEVAVVGDGPLRAQLQARAGSAVTFLGAQGKEALASEYAKAAIALYPSVPAANGDRDGLPVALLEAMSAGCAIVASAVPGIVDVVEDGVNGLLVEPGDARALAAAIDRLLADPALAERLGRAAADTAAAHTVGAVGDRYRTLLTAARAR, encoded by the coding sequence ATGCGACCCGATCCGGAACTCCGCCCGACCCTGCTCGTCGCTGCGTCGACCTTCCCCGCCGAGGCCGGCGACGGCACGCCCGGCTTCGTGCTCGACCTCGCGACGGCCTTGTCGGACGAGTACCGCGTGGTGGTGGTCGCCCCGATGACGAAGGGTGCCCGCGCGCACCAGCGGATCGGGGACGTCGAGGTCCGTCGGTTCGGTTACTTCCCGTCGCGCTGGCGTGACCTGGCGGACGGCGCGATCGTCGACAACCTGCGGGCGAAGAAGTCCCGTTGGCTGCAGGTCCCGTTCTTCTTCGTGTCCATGGCCGCCGCGCTGGGCCGAGAGCGCCGCCGCTCGCAGCCCGACGTCGCGCTGCTGCACTGGATCATCCCGCAGGGAGCCGTCGGCCGCGTCGTGCTCGGCGACCTGCCCCGCGTCGTGACCACGCTGGGCGGCGACCTGTACGCGCTGCGCCACCCGGTCCTCCAGGCCGTCAAGCGGTCCGTCATCCGCAGCGCCGCATCGGTGACCTGCATGAGCACCGACATGGCGCGCGAACTCCGGAAGCTCGGCGCCCGTGACGACCAGGTGCACGTCGTCCCGATGGGTGTCGACCTCGACCCGATCACGCGTGCCGTCGAGCGCGAGACCCGGGTGCCCGGCCGGGTGCTCTTCGTCGGCCGTCTGGTCGAGAAGAAGGGCGCGACCGTCCTCCTCGACGCCCTCGACCGCATGGCCGAGCAGCCCACCGAGGTGGCCGTGGTCGGGGACGGTCCGCTGCGCGCCCAGCTGCAGGCCCGTGCCGGTTCGGCCGTGACGTTCCTCGGCGCGCAGGGGAAGGAAGCGCTCGCGTCCGAGTACGCGAAGGCGGCGATCGCGCTCTACCCGTCGGTGCCGGCCGCCAACGGCGACCGCGACGGCCTGCCGGTGGCGCTCCTCGAAGCCATGTCGGCCGGCTGCGCCATCGTCGCCTCGGCGGTCCCCGGCATCGTCGACGTCGTCGAGGACGGCGTGAACGGGCTGCTCGTCGAACCCGGCGACGCCCGCGCGCTCGCGGCGGCGATCGATCGCCTGCTCGCCGATCCCGCGCTGGCCGAGCGGCTCGGCCGCGCCGCGGCCGACACCGCCGCGGCACACACCGTCGGCGCCGTCGGCGACCGGTACCGCACCCTGCTCACCGCCGCACGCGCCCGGTAG
- the rfbD gene encoding dTDP-4-dehydrorhamnose reductase: MTRYLITGAAGMLGHDLQHALAGRDVTARSRAELDITDPEAVDAAVAGHDVVINSAAYTKVDDAETHEDTATAVNADGPALLAEAAVRHGAKLVTISTDYVFDGNGTAPYAEDAPTDPLNAYGRSKAVGEARVRAIAPDSSYVVRTAWIYGAHGPNFAATMLRLAASHDTVSVVTDQVGQPTWTGDLAARIVELLDADAPAGIYHGTNSGQGSWYDFTRAIFSENGLDPERVLPTDSGAFVRPAPRPAYSVLGHDAWSRAGLAPMRDWREALHAATEAGIFRA, from the coding sequence ATGACCCGGTACCTCATCACCGGCGCCGCCGGCATGCTCGGCCACGACCTGCAGCACGCCCTGGCCGGCCGCGACGTCACCGCCCGTTCCCGTGCCGAGCTGGACATCACCGATCCCGAGGCCGTCGACGCCGCGGTCGCCGGGCACGACGTCGTGATCAACTCGGCCGCCTACACGAAGGTGGACGACGCGGAGACCCACGAGGACACCGCGACCGCGGTGAACGCGGACGGGCCGGCGTTGCTCGCCGAGGCCGCGGTGCGGCACGGGGCCAAGCTCGTGACCATCTCGACGGACTACGTCTTCGACGGCAACGGCACCGCTCCCTACGCCGAGGACGCCCCCACGGACCCCCTGAACGCCTACGGCCGGTCCAAGGCCGTCGGCGAAGCCCGCGTCCGCGCGATCGCGCCGGACTCCTCGTACGTCGTCCGGACGGCGTGGATCTACGGCGCACACGGACCCAACTTCGCCGCGACCATGCTCCGGCTCGCGGCGTCCCACGACACCGTGAGCGTGGTCACCGACCAGGTCGGGCAGCCCACCTGGACCGGAGACCTGGCCGCACGCATCGTCGAGCTCCTCGACGCGGACGCCCCCGCCGGCATCTACCACGGCACGAACAGCGGTCAGGGCTCGTGGTACGACTTCACCCGGGCGATCTTCTCCGAGAACGGTCTCGACCCGGAGCGCGTCCTGCCGACCGACAGCGGTGCCTTCGTCCGTCCGGCACCCCGCCCGGCGTACAGCGTGCTCGGCCACGACGCCTGGTCGCGCGCGGGCCTCGCCCCGATGCGCGACTGGCGCGAGGCGTTGCACGCGGCGACCGAGGCCGGGATCTTCCGCGCATGA
- a CDS encoding glycoside hydrolase family 6 protein, with protein sequence MRRRPRRAAVCGAAVALVAAVAGLLPTASASAATSAATIRSATSASLYGAGPYRSPTSEAAKAQAALAATDPAGAAAAGTIAGHPVATWLGDWSQGTQLTKTISTALTGAEQSGTTPVFVLYAIPDRDCGGYSAGGFDERSYDAWVDQVTAALAGHRAAVIVEPDSLAMLSNAKCSTALDEQRYRILSRTVAGLTAAGVPAYLDAGNSNWVQPALMASRLNSAGVQQARGFFTNVANYYPTAQEQAYAQKVSAATGGSHYVIDTSRNGQGWRGTWCNGPGAGLGTSPRVVSDGTALDALLWVKTPGASDGTCNGAPAAGKWFSSYAQALVANARLGVPTADLAPRGALEAVVGAGGGVRVRGWAFDEDDPTQPVRVRATVDGVAAGVLSADRTRPDVDAAYGVGEPHGFDTAVPAAEGLRRVCVTAVNIGAGSDSELGCVQVRALRHDPYVGLESVTVAVGGVAVTGWAFDGDAPDTASTVAFTVDGRVVASRSADRARADVDRTWGAGPAHGFAEIVASGAGKHTVCAIARNIDGGADRTASPCRSVTVPVAAPVGRSESASSGSAGRVSVRGWAFDRDAVQRPVTVRVSVGGRVVGSLVADRQRSDVDRVHGGGEHHGFTGSVPVASGKRSVCLTAVGIGKGGDTSLGCATVQVR encoded by the coding sequence ATGCGCCGCCGTCCGCGCCGTGCCGCCGTCTGCGGCGCCGCCGTCGCCCTCGTCGCAGCCGTCGCCGGCCTGCTGCCGACCGCGTCCGCGTCCGCAGCGACCTCGGCCGCCACCATCCGCTCGGCCACGTCCGCGTCGCTCTACGGCGCCGGGCCGTACCGGTCGCCGACGAGCGAGGCCGCGAAGGCGCAGGCCGCCCTCGCCGCCACCGACCCGGCCGGAGCCGCTGCGGCGGGGACCATCGCCGGCCACCCCGTCGCCACCTGGCTCGGCGACTGGAGCCAGGGGACGCAGCTGACCAAGACGATCAGCACCGCCCTCACCGGGGCCGAGCAGTCCGGTACCACCCCCGTGTTCGTGCTCTACGCGATCCCGGACCGCGACTGCGGCGGGTACTCCGCCGGGGGCTTCGACGAGCGGTCCTACGACGCCTGGGTCGACCAGGTCACCGCGGCGCTCGCCGGGCACCGTGCAGCCGTCATCGTCGAACCGGACTCGCTCGCGATGCTCAGCAACGCCAAGTGCAGCACCGCGCTCGACGAGCAGCGCTACCGCATCCTGTCCCGCACCGTCGCCGGGCTGACCGCCGCCGGGGTCCCCGCCTACCTGGACGCCGGCAACTCGAACTGGGTGCAGCCGGCGCTGATGGCGTCGCGGCTGAACAGTGCGGGCGTGCAGCAGGCCCGCGGGTTCTTCACGAACGTCGCGAACTACTACCCGACCGCGCAGGAGCAGGCGTACGCGCAGAAGGTGTCCGCCGCGACCGGGGGCTCGCACTACGTGATCGACACCTCGCGCAACGGGCAGGGCTGGCGCGGCACCTGGTGCAACGGGCCGGGTGCCGGTCTGGGCACCTCGCCCCGGGTGGTGTCCGACGGCACGGCGCTCGACGCCCTGCTGTGGGTGAAGACCCCCGGCGCGAGCGACGGCACCTGCAACGGTGCCCCGGCTGCAGGCAAGTGGTTCTCTTCCTACGCGCAGGCGCTGGTCGCGAACGCCCGGCTCGGGGTGCCCACCGCGGACCTGGCCCCGCGCGGTGCGCTCGAGGCCGTCGTCGGTGCCGGCGGCGGAGTCCGCGTGCGCGGCTGGGCCTTCGACGAGGACGACCCGACGCAGCCGGTCCGGGTCCGGGCGACGGTGGACGGTGTCGCCGCCGGCGTGCTGAGCGCGGACCGCACCCGCCCGGACGTCGACGCGGCGTACGGCGTCGGGGAGCCCCACGGGTTCGACACCGCGGTGCCGGCCGCCGAGGGCCTCCGCCGCGTCTGCGTCACCGCGGTGAACATCGGCGCGGGGTCCGACTCCGAGCTCGGGTGCGTGCAGGTGCGTGCCCTCCGGCACGACCCGTACGTCGGCCTCGAGTCGGTGACCGTCGCGGTCGGTGGCGTCGCCGTGACGGGCTGGGCGTTCGACGGGGACGCTCCGGACACGGCCAGCACGGTCGCGTTCACAGTCGACGGACGGGTCGTCGCGTCCCGGTCCGCTGATCGGGCCCGGGCCGACGTCGACCGGACCTGGGGCGCCGGTCCCGCGCACGGGTTCGCCGAGATCGTGGCCTCGGGGGCGGGGAAGCACACCGTGTGCGCGATCGCCCGGAACATCGACGGCGGCGCGGACCGGACGGCGAGCCCGTGCCGGAGCGTCACGGTGCCCGTCGCGGCCCCGGTCGGCCGGAGCGAATCAGCGTCGTCGGGATCGGCTGGTCGCGTCAGCGTCCGGGGGTGGGCGTTCGACCGGGACGCCGTGCAGCGTCCGGTCACGGTCCGGGTGAGCGTCGGCGGCCGGGTCGTCGGCAGTCTCGTCGCCGATCGGCAGCGCAGCGACGTCGACCGTGTCCACGGCGGCGGCGAGCACCACGGGTTCACCGGGTCGGTGCCGGTCGCGTCCGGGAAGCGATCGGTGTGCCTCACCGCGGTCGGGATCGGGAAGGGCGGCGACACGTCGCTGGGCTGCGCGACGGTGCAGGTGCGCTGA
- a CDS encoding acyltransferase family protein encodes MRDRPAGRIGSLDGLRGVAAAVVLIHHGLLVVPTLSDGNNGQPIPANRAWLVDTPLHVFWAGGEAVFVFFVLSGFVLTLPALRRAQDWIAYYPSRLLRLYIPVIASVGLALALFLLVPRTPEAGASGWLLRHVEPLTAGGLLGDLTLVAPTRLNSPLWSLTWEVAFSLLLPLFVLIAKATHRVWWLTAIAALLLSALGRQYREDWLMYLPMFLLGSALAAGWERIPEIRRGPGWVLAGLAVLGITFEWWLPRSLVGIHVPMVVVASAGLIVLLCGKWLPAERVMLGPVPRALGRLSFSLYLVHEPITVSVAYLLPTSVPWLTMLVAIPVAVVVAGLFARLVELPAHRLAKRVARTITVRRGRVGGPPARADDARLPDDDRRAA; translated from the coding sequence ATGCGTGATCGCCCCGCGGGTCGCATCGGGTCGTTGGACGGACTCCGTGGCGTCGCCGCCGCCGTCGTCCTGATCCACCACGGACTCCTCGTGGTGCCGACGCTCTCCGACGGCAACAACGGCCAGCCGATCCCGGCGAACCGCGCCTGGCTCGTCGACACGCCCCTCCACGTGTTCTGGGCCGGCGGCGAAGCGGTCTTCGTCTTCTTCGTCCTGAGTGGTTTCGTGCTGACGCTCCCCGCACTCCGCCGCGCACAGGACTGGATCGCCTACTACCCGAGCCGCCTGCTCCGGCTCTACATCCCCGTGATCGCCTCGGTCGGCCTGGCGCTGGCCCTGTTCCTGCTCGTCCCTCGGACCCCCGAAGCCGGGGCCTCGGGCTGGCTGCTCCGGCACGTCGAACCGCTCACCGCCGGCGGCCTGCTGGGCGACCTGACCCTGGTCGCGCCGACCCGACTCAACAGCCCCCTGTGGTCGTTGACGTGGGAGGTCGCGTTCTCCCTCCTGCTGCCGCTCTTCGTGCTCATCGCGAAGGCCACGCACCGGGTGTGGTGGCTCACCGCGATCGCCGCGCTCCTGCTCTCGGCACTCGGCCGGCAGTACCGCGAGGACTGGCTGATGTACCTGCCGATGTTCCTGCTCGGGTCCGCCCTGGCAGCCGGGTGGGAGCGGATCCCCGAGATCCGGCGTGGCCCGGGCTGGGTCCTCGCCGGACTGGCGGTGCTCGGCATCACGTTCGAGTGGTGGCTCCCCCGCTCCCTGGTCGGCATTCACGTCCCGATGGTGGTCGTCGCCTCGGCCGGGCTCATCGTCCTGCTGTGCGGGAAGTGGCTGCCGGCGGAACGCGTGATGCTCGGACCGGTCCCCCGAGCGCTCGGACGGCTCTCGTTCAGCCTGTACCTGGTGCACGAGCCGATCACGGTGTCGGTCGCCTACCTGCTGCCCACCTCGGTGCCGTGGCTCACGATGCTCGTGGCGATCCCGGTCGCCGTCGTGGTCGCCGGGCTCTTCGCCCGGCTCGTCGAGCTGCCGGCGCACCGGCTGGCCAAACGGGTCGCACGGACGATCACCGTGCGACGCGGACGCGTCGGCGGCCCGCCCGCCCGCGCCGACGACGCACGGCTCCCGGACGACGACCGCCGCGCAGCCTGA